One region of Peromyscus eremicus chromosome 4, PerEre_H2_v1, whole genome shotgun sequence genomic DNA includes:
- the Zbtb6 gene encoding zinc finger and BTB domain-containing protein 6 gives MAAESDVLHFQFEQQGDVVLQKMNLLRQQNLFCDVSIYINDTEFQGHKVILAACSTFMRDQFLLTQSKHVRITILQSAEVGRKLLLSCYTGALEVKRKELLKYLTAASYLQMVHIVEKCTEALSKYLEIDLSMKNNQHTDLCQSSDTDVKNEEENSDKDCEIIEISEDSPANLDFHVKEEESNTLQSAVERLTSERRGMKSPELSTVDSGFKENEICILHVESISTDGVENGQFPQPCTSSKASIYFPETQHSLINSTVESRVAEVPGNQNQGLFCENPDGSHGTVNEIQNLDENFSLRHQCPRCPRGFLHVENYLRHLKMHKLFLCLQCGKTFTQKKNLNRHIRGHMGIRPFQCTVCLKTFTAKSTLQDHLNIHSGDRPYKCHCCDMDFKHKSALKKHLASVHGRSSGEKLSRPDLKRQNLL, from the coding sequence ATGGCTGCTGAGTCTGATGTTCTACACTTCCAGTTTGAACAGCAAGGAGATGTGGTCTTACAGAAAATGAATCTCTTGAGACAGCAGAATTTATTTTGTGATGTATCGATTTATATTAATGATACTGAGTTCCAGGGGCACAAGGTGATTTTAGCTGCTTGCTCCACTTTCATGAGAGATCAGTTTCTACTCACACAGTCAAAACACGTCAGGATCACCATTCTGCAGAGTGCAGAAGTTGGCAGAAAGTTGTTGCTGTCCTGCTATACTGGAGCACTTGAAGTGAAAAGGAAAGAGCTTTTGAAATACCTGACTGCTGCCAGTTACCTCCAGATGGTTCACATTGTAGAAAAATGCACAGAAGCTTTGTCCAAGTATCTGGAAATTGATCTTTCTATGAAAAATAACCAACACACTGACTTGTGTCAATCTTCGGATACAGATGTtaagaatgaagaagaaaattctGATAAAGACTGTGAGATAATTGAAATTTCAGAAGATAGTCCTGCAAACCTAGATTTCCATGTTAAAGAAGAGGAAAGCAACACATTACAGTCTGCTGTAGAGAGGTTGACATCAGAGCGAAGGGGAATGAAGTCACCAGAGCTCTCTACAGTAGATAGTGGTTTTAAAGAGAATGAAATTTGTATCCTCCACGTAGAATCGATCAGTACAGATGGTGTAGAGAATGGGCAGTTTCCACAGCCTTGCACCTCATCCAAAGCAAGCATATATTTCCCAGAAACACAGCATTCACTGATCAATTCTACAGTTGAGAGCAGAGTGGCAGAAGTTCCTGGAAATCAAAATCAAGGGTTATTTTGTGAGAATCCTGATGGAAGTCATGGTACAGTAAATGAGATCCAGAatctagatgagaatttttcattGAGGCACCAGTGCCCCAGGTGCCCAAGGGGCTTTCTTCATGTAGAAAACTATCTGCGTCACCTTAAGATGCATAAATTGTTCTTGTGCTTGCAGTGTGGGAAAACATTTACACAGAAGAAAAATCTCAACCGGCATATTCGAGGACACATGGGTATACGACCCTTTCAGTGTACTGTGTGCTTGAAGACCTTTACTGCTAAAAGCACACTTCAGGACCACTTGAACATACACAGTGGGGACCGGCCATATAAATGCCATTGTTGTGATATGGATTTCAAACACAAATCTGCTCTCAAAAAGCACTTAGCCTCTGTTCATGGCAGAAGTAGTGGTGAAAAACTATCTAGGCCTGATCTCAAAAGGCAGAATTTACTGTAA
- the Zbtb26 gene encoding zinc finger and BTB domain-containing protein 26: protein MAAFPPGLSAKMSERSDLLHFKFENYGDSMLQKMNKLREENKFCDVTVLIDDVEVQGHKIVFAAGSPFLRDQFLLNDSREVKISILQSSEVGRQLLLSCYSGVLEFPEMELVNYLTAASFLQMSHIVERCTQALWKFIKPKQPMDSKEGCEPQSASPQSKEQQGDARGSPKQDLPCIHPSEDSMDMEDSDIQIVKVESIGDVSEVRSKKDQNQYISSEPTALHSSEPQHSLINSTVENRVSELDQSHLHNYALSYTDNDDIIMTSKDVFGPNIRGVDKGLQWHHQCPKCTRVFRHLENYANHLKMHKLFMCLLCGKTFTQKGNLHRHMRVHAGIKPFQCKICGKTFSQKCSLQDHLNLHSGDKPHKCNYCDMVFAHKPVLRKHLKQLHGKNSFDNANERNVQDLTVDFDSFACTTVTDSKGCQPQPDATQVLDAGKLTQAVLSLRSESTCVN, encoded by the coding sequence GTCTGCCAAAATGTCTGAAAGATCAGATCTCCTTCACTTCAAGTTTGAAAATTATGGAGATTCAATGttacaaaaaatgaacaaattaagAGAAGAGAATAAATTTTGTGATGTTACGGTTCTCATAGATGATGTTGAGGTGCAGGGgcataaaattgtttttgctgCAGGTTCCCCCTTCTTAAGAGACCAGTTTTTACTGAATGATTCCCGAGAGGTGAAAATCTCCATATTACAGAGTTCTGAAGTGGGGAGACAATTGCTCTTATCCTGTTATAGTGGTGTGCTGGAATTCCCTGAGATGGAGCTGGTAAATTACTTGACTGCTGCGAGTTTTCTTCAGATGAGCCACATTGTAGAACGGTGCACACAGGCGCTGTGGAAGTTTATAAAGCCAAAACAACCAATGGATAGTAAAGAGGGATGTGAACCACAGAGTGCTTCTCCCCAGTCGAAAGAACAGCAGGGAGATGCCAGAGGCTCTCCAAAACAGGACTTACCTTGTATTCACCCATCTGAAGACAGTATGGATATGGAGGACAGTGATATTCAGATTGTTAAGGTAGAATCTATTGGGGATGTATCAGAGGTTAGAAGTAAAAAAGATCAGAACCAGTACATTTCTTCAGAACCCACTGCTTTACATTCATCAGAGCCCCAGCACTCCCTGATAAACTCAACTGTGGAAAACAGAGTAAGTGAACTAGACCAGAGCCATCTCCACAATTACGCCCTCTCTTACACAGACAATGATGACATCATCATGACCTCAAAAGATGTCTTTGGGCCTAATATTCGAGGTGTAGACAAAGGCTTACAGTGGCATCACCAATGCCCAAAGTGTACCAGGGTGTTCCGTCACCTGGAGAACTACGCCAACCATTTAAAAATGCACAAACTCTTTATGTGTCTACTCTGCGGCAAGACTTTCACTCAGAAAGGCAATCTTCATCGACACATGCGTGTACATGCCGGAATTAAACCTTTCCAGTGTAAAATCTGTGGGAAAACCTTTTCTCAGAAGTGTTCCTTACAGGACCATCTTAACCTTCACAGTGGAGATAAGCCCCATAAATGTAACTATTGTGACATGGTTTTTGCACATAAGCCAGTTTTGAGGAAACACCTTAAACAGCTGCATGGCAAAAACAGCTTTGATAATGCCAATGAGAGGAATGTGCAAGACCTTACAGTGGATTTTGATTCTTTTGCATGTACAACAGTCACAGACTCTAAAGGTTGTCAACCACAACCTGATGCAACACAGGTCCTGGATGCAGGTAAACTGACCCAAGCTGTCCTCAGCTTAAGGAGTGAGAGTACATGTGTAAACTGA